A stretch of DNA from Natrinema halophilum:
GCTCCTTGCCGTCCTCGTCGTTCTTTTTTCGCCGGGGTACTTCGCGTAGCGCATCGCGCGTGTATACCCCATCTGAAGGTACTTTCGGGCCATGTCCATCCCCGGAAACTCGTCGTCCTCGCGGTAGCGTTCGTACTGTTCGCAGATCGCCGTCGCAGACTCGCGACCGCTTGAGCGTCCGCGTACGACCTCAGCGGGAGGAGTTCGCTTTTGTACGGTTCGATCTTAAACACGTCCGATTCGCCGCGGCCGATTTCGTACTGGTCTGGGTGATCACGGACATCGGTACCGTATTCGGGGTCGTTATCACTCATCGATCTCACCTCGAAAACGGGACTCTCCGATGAACGGGTGATCTGCTGTGGAGGACGGTGTCAACACGACGGTCCGGACACAGATGAATCCTCGAGAACGGATACACCGAGAAACGGAGTCGTAAAGACGATCGGTGGCTGACGCCAGCATATGACCGAGGAAATGCAGGCCCTGATCGAGGAGTACGGCGACATCGAGAGCGTCCTTCAGCACTTCCTCGACGAGAACCAGGAGTTCCTCTCCTGGCTCGGTACGACGGTCGAGCACATCGGCGACGGAACGATGACCCTCGCTATTCCGTACGACGACAAATTGACCAACGTCCGTCCGAACGCACCGGACGACCGCCGACCGGATCTCCACGGTGGCGTCGCCGCGACTCTCATCGATACCGTCGGCGGCTTCTCGCTGTGGACGGCGATCGAAGACGAAGACCCGTTCAGCGTCGGCAGTGCGACGATCAACCTGAACGTCAACTATCTCCGCCCGGCAACGGGTGATCTCACGGCGACGGCGAACGTGATCCGAGTTGGACAGAGCGTCGGAGTCAGCGAGATCACCGTCGAAAGCACGACACCGGACGGGGAGACGAAGGCCGTGGCGACCGGCCAGGGAGCCTATCGAGTGTTCCGACACGGGTAAGCGACGATCAGGTGCGCTGGCGTCGTGATGGTCACGAGTCGGCGATCAGTCTCCGAAGACGTATCAAAAGGAGTACCGTCACGAGGCCGAACCCGGCAGCGAGCAGATTCGCGCTCGACGCGACGAAGTACCAGAGCGCGTACGCACTGGCCGCTATTCCCAGCACGTACGCCGACCGCAACTGTCGTTCGTTCATACGGGGCCCTCTCCGGTCTCCGTTCCGGGTCGCGGTCTCCTCACTCGTCCCGCGAGAGGCGACTGTACCGTCGCCGTGACGACCCGTTGGAGCTGACGCGACGAATCGTCGGGAAAGACGTGCGGATACGTCACGCGAACGTGATGGTTTCGCTCGGTTCGACCTCTCCGAACAGCCACGCGGCGTGTTCGAGGGCGTACTCGTGGTGGTCGTCTTCGATCGCACCGATGCAATCTTCGACCAGTATCGGGCGGAAGTCCCGAATTCCCGCGCTGCCGCCTGTGT
This window harbors:
- a CDS encoding PaaI family thioesterase, producing the protein MTEEMQALIEEYGDIESVLQHFLDENQEFLSWLGTTVEHIGDGTMTLAIPYDDKLTNVRPNAPDDRRPDLHGGVAATLIDTVGGFSLWTAIEDEDPFSVGSATINLNVNYLRPATGDLTATANVIRVGQSVGVSEITVESTTPDGETKAVATGQGAYRVFRHG